From Lagenorhynchus albirostris chromosome 10, mLagAlb1.1, whole genome shotgun sequence, the proteins below share one genomic window:
- the HFE gene encoding hereditary hemochromatosis protein isoform X3 — protein MGPRARPALLLLILLRTVATQGRPPRSHSLRFLFMGASEPDLGLPLFEALGYVDDQLFVSYDHESRRAEPRAPWLWGRATSQLWLQLSQSLKGWDHMFIVDFWTIMDNHNQSKVTKLGVLPESHTLQVILGCEVQEDNSTRGFWKYGYDGQDHLEFRPETLDWRAAEPRARTTKLEWEVNKIRAKQNRAYLERGCPEQLQRLLELGRGALDRQEPSLSGTLVTGIISGIAVCIILFLIGILFRILRRRQASRGAAGDYVLAECE, from the exons ATGGGCCCGCGAGCCCGGCCGGCGCTTCTCCTCCTGATTCTCCTGCGGACGGTGGCCACGCAGGGGCGACCGCCGC GGTCACACTCCCTGCGCTTCCTCTTCATGGGTGCCTCCGAGCCAGACCTTGGGCTGCCCCTGTTTGAGGCCTTGGGCTACGTGGACGACCAGCTGTTCGTGTCCTACGATCACGAGAGTCGCCGTGCAGAGCCTCGTGCCCCGTGGCTCTGGGGCAGGGCCACCAGCCAGCTGTGGCTGCAGCTGAGCCAGAGCCTGAAAGGCTGGGATCACATGTTCATCGTGGATTTCTGGACCATCATGGACAACCACAACCAGAGCAAGG TAACGAAGCTGGGAGTGCTGCCAGAGTCCCACACCCTGCAGGTGATCCTGGGCTGTGAAGTGCAAGAGGACAACAGCACCAGAGGGTTCTGGAAGTACGGGTACGATGGGCAGGACCATCTTGAATTCCGTCCTGAGACGCTGGATTGGAGAGCAGCAGAGCCCAGGGCTCGGACTACCAAGCTGGAGTGGGAAGTGAACAAGATTCGGGCCAAGCAGAACAGGGCCTACCTCGAGAGGGGCTGCCCTGAGCAGCTGCAGCGCTTgctggagctggggagaggggccCTGGACCGGCAAG AGCCCTCGCTGTCTGGCACCCTGGTCACTGGAATCATCAGTGGAATTGCTGTCTGTATCATCCTCTTCCTTATTGGAATTTTGTTCAGAATCTTGAGGAGAAGGCAGGCTTCCA
- the HFE gene encoding hereditary hemochromatosis protein isoform X1, whose protein sequence is MGPRARPALLLLILLRTVATQGRPPRSHSLRFLFMGASEPDLGLPLFEALGYVDDQLFVSYDHESRRAEPRAPWLWGRATSQLWLQLSQSLKGWDHMFIVDFWTIMDNHNQSKVTKLGVLPESHTLQVILGCEVQEDNSTRGFWKYGYDGQDHLEFRPETLDWRAAEPRARTTKLEWEVNKIRAKQNRAYLERGCPEQLQRLLELGRGALDRQALPLVKVTHHVASAVTTLRCRALNFYPQDITMRWLKDRQPLDAKDVEPEDVLPNGDGTYQGWVALAVLPGEEQRYSCQVQHPGLDQPLTATWEPSLSGTLVTGIISGIAVCIILFLIGILFRILRRRQASRGAAGDYVLAECE, encoded by the exons ATGGGCCCGCGAGCCCGGCCGGCGCTTCTCCTCCTGATTCTCCTGCGGACGGTGGCCACGCAGGGGCGACCGCCGC GGTCACACTCCCTGCGCTTCCTCTTCATGGGTGCCTCCGAGCCAGACCTTGGGCTGCCCCTGTTTGAGGCCTTGGGCTACGTGGACGACCAGCTGTTCGTGTCCTACGATCACGAGAGTCGCCGTGCAGAGCCTCGTGCCCCGTGGCTCTGGGGCAGGGCCACCAGCCAGCTGTGGCTGCAGCTGAGCCAGAGCCTGAAAGGCTGGGATCACATGTTCATCGTGGATTTCTGGACCATCATGGACAACCACAACCAGAGCAAGG TAACGAAGCTGGGAGTGCTGCCAGAGTCCCACACCCTGCAGGTGATCCTGGGCTGTGAAGTGCAAGAGGACAACAGCACCAGAGGGTTCTGGAAGTACGGGTACGATGGGCAGGACCATCTTGAATTCCGTCCTGAGACGCTGGATTGGAGAGCAGCAGAGCCCAGGGCTCGGACTACCAAGCTGGAGTGGGAAGTGAACAAGATTCGGGCCAAGCAGAACAGGGCCTACCTCGAGAGGGGCTGCCCTGAGCAGCTGCAGCGCTTgctggagctggggagaggggccCTGGACCGGCAAG CGCTTCCTTTGGTGAAAGTGACTCATCACGTGGCCTCTGCAGTGACCACTCTACGGTGTCGGGCTCTGAACTTCTACCCCCAGGACATCACCATGAGGTGGTTGAAGGACAGGCAGCCACTGGATGCCAAGGACGTTGAGCCTGAGGACGTGCTGCCCAACGGGGATGGAACCTACCAGGGCTGGGTGGCTTTGGCTGTGCTCCCTGGGGAAGAGCAGAGATACAGCTGCCAGGTGCAGCACCCAGGCCTGGATCAGCCCCTCACTGCCACCTGGG AGCCCTCGCTGTCTGGCACCCTGGTCACTGGAATCATCAGTGGAATTGCTGTCTGTATCATCCTCTTCCTTATTGGAATTTTGTTCAGAATCTTGAGGAGAAGGCAGGCTTCCA
- the HFE gene encoding hereditary hemochromatosis protein isoform X2 yields MGPRARPALLLLILLRTVATQGRPPRSHSLRFLFMGASEPDLGLPLFEALGYVDDQLFVSYDHESRRAEPRAPWLWGRATSQLWLQLSQSLKGWDHMFIVDFWTIMDNHNQSKVTKLGVLPESHTLQVILGCEVQEDNSTRGFWKYGYDGQDHLEFRPETLDWRAAEPRARTTKLEWEVNKIRAKQNRAYLERGCPEQLQRLLELGRGALDRQALPLVKVTHHVASAVTTLRCRALNFYPQDITMRWLKDRQPLDAKDVEPEDVLPNGDGTYQGWVALAVLPGEEQRYSCQVQHPGLDQPLTATWGGAAGDYVLAECE; encoded by the exons ATGGGCCCGCGAGCCCGGCCGGCGCTTCTCCTCCTGATTCTCCTGCGGACGGTGGCCACGCAGGGGCGACCGCCGC GGTCACACTCCCTGCGCTTCCTCTTCATGGGTGCCTCCGAGCCAGACCTTGGGCTGCCCCTGTTTGAGGCCTTGGGCTACGTGGACGACCAGCTGTTCGTGTCCTACGATCACGAGAGTCGCCGTGCAGAGCCTCGTGCCCCGTGGCTCTGGGGCAGGGCCACCAGCCAGCTGTGGCTGCAGCTGAGCCAGAGCCTGAAAGGCTGGGATCACATGTTCATCGTGGATTTCTGGACCATCATGGACAACCACAACCAGAGCAAGG TAACGAAGCTGGGAGTGCTGCCAGAGTCCCACACCCTGCAGGTGATCCTGGGCTGTGAAGTGCAAGAGGACAACAGCACCAGAGGGTTCTGGAAGTACGGGTACGATGGGCAGGACCATCTTGAATTCCGTCCTGAGACGCTGGATTGGAGAGCAGCAGAGCCCAGGGCTCGGACTACCAAGCTGGAGTGGGAAGTGAACAAGATTCGGGCCAAGCAGAACAGGGCCTACCTCGAGAGGGGCTGCCCTGAGCAGCTGCAGCGCTTgctggagctggggagaggggccCTGGACCGGCAAG CGCTTCCTTTGGTGAAAGTGACTCATCACGTGGCCTCTGCAGTGACCACTCTACGGTGTCGGGCTCTGAACTTCTACCCCCAGGACATCACCATGAGGTGGTTGAAGGACAGGCAGCCACTGGATGCCAAGGACGTTGAGCCTGAGGACGTGCTGCCCAACGGGGATGGAACCTACCAGGGCTGGGTGGCTTTGGCTGTGCTCCCTGGGGAAGAGCAGAGATACAGCTGCCAGGTGCAGCACCCAGGCCTGGATCAGCCCCTCACTGCCACCTGGG
- the H1-2 gene encoding histone H1.2, with amino-acid sequence MSETAPAAPAAAPPAEKTPVKKKTAKKPAGARRKASGPPVSELITKAVAASKERSGVSLAALKKALAAAGYDVEKNNSRIKLGLRSLVSKGTLVQTKGTGASGSFKLNRKGATGEAKPKAKKAGAAKPKKAAGAAKKPKKATGAATPKKAAKKTPKKAKKPAAATVTKKVAKSPRKAKAAKPKKAAKSAAKAAKTKAAKPKVAKPKKAAPKKK; translated from the coding sequence ATGTCGGAGACCGCTCCTGCCGCTCCCGCCGCCGCGCCTCCTGCGGAGAAGACCCCGGTTAAGAAAAAGACGGCCAAGAAGCCGGCCGGGGCGCGCCGGAAGGCGTCTGGGCCGCCGGTGTCCGAGCTCATCACGAAGGCTGTCGCCGCTTCCAAAGAGCGAAGCGGTGTGTCTTTGGCTGCGCTCAAGAAGGCGCTGGCAGCCGCGGGCTACGATGTGGAGAAGAATAACAGCCGCATCAAACTGGGTCTTAGGAGCCTGGTGAGTAAGGGCACTCTGGTGCAGACCAAGGGCACCGGTGCTTCCGGCTCCTTTAAGCTCAACAGGAAAGGGGCCACTGGGGAAGCCAAGCCCAAGGCTAAGAAGGCAGGTGCGGCCAAGCCCAAGAAGGCCGCTGGGGCAGCTAAGAAGCCCAAGAAAGCCACGGGTGCGGCCACCCCGAAAAAAGCCGCCAAGAAGACCCCGAAGAAGGCGAAGAAACCAGCCGCAGCTACTGTGACCAAGAAAGTTGCCAAGAGCCCAAGGAAAGCTAAAGCTGCTAAACCCAAGAAGGCCGCCAAGAGCGCAGCTAAGGCAGCGAAGACCAAAGCCGCCAAGCCCAAGGTTGCCAAGCCCAAGAAGGCTGCACCGAAAAAGAAGTAG